The proteins below come from a single Carnobacterium divergens DSM 20623 genomic window:
- a CDS encoding 3'-5' exonuclease — MNFVALDFETANHERHSACSVALTVVRNSQIVDNYYTLIKPETPFFWRNVQVHGIHERDVANAPNFAKVWDDMKPCFKENKLIVAHNLPFDQGVLNGCLDYYEIERPHFQTLCTVQSSRRLLTELPNHKLNTVCDHFGINLENHHYALDDSNACATILLHLENNFGTEPLKKLVKHV; from the coding sequence ATGAATTTTGTTGCACTGGATTTTGAAACAGCTAACCATGAACGACATAGTGCTTGTTCAGTAGCTTTAACAGTGGTTCGTAACAGTCAAATCGTTGATAACTATTACACACTGATTAAACCTGAGACTCCTTTTTTCTGGCGTAATGTCCAAGTTCACGGCATCCACGAACGGGATGTAGCAAATGCGCCAAACTTTGCAAAAGTATGGGACGATATGAAGCCCTGTTTCAAAGAAAACAAATTGATTGTAGCTCATAATTTACCTTTTGATCAAGGGGTTTTAAATGGCTGTCTTGACTACTATGAAATTGAACGCCCTCATTTCCAAACACTATGTACCGTTCAATCAAGTCGTAGACTCTTAACGGAACTACCTAATCATAAGCTAAACACTGTCTGTGATCATTTTGGTATCAACTTAGAAAATCACCACTATGCATTAGATGACAGCAATGCTTGTGCGACTATTTTATTGCATTTAGAAAATAATTTTGGCACAGAACCTTTAAAAAAATTAGTAAAACACGTATAA
- the tsaE gene encoding tRNA (adenosine(37)-N6)-threonylcarbamoyltransferase complex ATPase subunit type 1 TsaE, translated as MRTKHAKNEAETKEIAKSLADFLKEGSVLLLEGNLGAGKTTFTKGIAEGLGIKEVIKSPTYTLIREYQSGRLPLYHMDVYRLEEVGGDELGLEEYFQGEGVSIVEWATFIPEDLPKEFLKIKLVPMGEDFSERNLVFEPVGAQYEQIVANYFEDK; from the coding sequence ATGCGTACAAAACATGCGAAAAACGAAGCAGAAACAAAGGAAATCGCTAAAAGCTTAGCGGATTTTTTAAAAGAAGGCAGTGTTCTTTTATTAGAAGGAAATCTTGGTGCTGGTAAAACAACATTTACTAAAGGCATCGCAGAAGGTTTAGGTATTAAAGAAGTCATTAAAAGTCCAACTTATACCTTGATTCGAGAATACCAATCAGGTCGATTGCCACTTTATCATATGGACGTTTACCGTTTAGAAGAAGTGGGCGGAGATGAGTTAGGATTGGAAGAATATTTTCAAGGAGAAGGCGTGTCGATTGTTGAATGGGCGACCTTTATCCCAGAAGATTTGCCAAAGGAATTTTTAAAAATTAAATTGGTGCCGATGGGGGAAGATTTTTCTGAACGAAATCTTGTTTTTGAACCAGTGGGAGCACAGTACGAACAAATAGTAGCTAATTATTTTGAAGATAAATGA
- a CDS encoding LURP-one-related/scramblase family protein: MIHLYMKQQFVSMQERIIIKDESGKDCYLLIGKWGNVGDGLYLYKIDGTLVAEAKQTLLSILPKFDLYLADQKVGSLSKHYGLKMPFFKVSKLHWLVTGDFYNHHYQIKKGHQLIMTMEKSYLPTGDFYALSIEDPKDAPICLCIAVILDHLLLNRLPQKVRNRRISFQPY, from the coding sequence ATGATTCATTTATATATGAAACAACAATTTGTATCCATGCAAGAGCGTATTATTATTAAAGACGAGTCTGGAAAAGATTGCTATCTACTCATTGGAAAATGGGGAAATGTTGGCGATGGTCTTTATCTATATAAAATTGACGGTACATTAGTTGCTGAAGCAAAGCAAACCCTACTGTCAATTTTGCCTAAATTCGATTTGTATCTTGCAGATCAAAAAGTAGGAAGCTTATCTAAACATTACGGCTTAAAAATGCCTTTTTTTAAAGTAAGCAAGCTTCACTGGCTGGTGACTGGGGATTTTTACAATCATCATTACCAAATAAAAAAAGGACACCAGTTAATTATGACGATGGAAAAAAGTTATTTGCCTACTGGAGACTTTTACGCCCTATCCATTGAAGATCCTAAAGATGCTCCGATTTGCTTATGTATCGCAGTAATACTAGATCATTTATTGCTCAATCGACTTCCTCAAAAGGTTCGAAATCGCCGTATTTCTTTTCAACCGTATTAA
- a CDS encoding GNAT family N-acetyltransferase: MIRKATKADAASIAPMIMVILEDMELDVFKTLSREQVIELLIAGIQTEDYRYSYNHGHVWEKNGEIAGIVFGYPGAIEPLIDAPLTEIIQEKGFDTSIQLFTEPETFPNEWYLDSIVTKEAFRGQGVGTELLAALPDFALEDGQKVIGLNCDQQNPQAQKLYERMGFKKNGEVTISGHLYNHMQKEITEK, from the coding sequence ATGATTAGAAAAGCAACAAAAGCAGATGCAGCATCGATTGCGCCGATGATTATGGTGATTCTAGAAGATATGGAATTAGATGTTTTTAAAACTTTATCAAGAGAACAGGTGATTGAATTATTGATTGCCGGTATTCAAACGGAAGATTATCGTTACAGCTACAATCATGGCCATGTATGGGAAAAGAACGGTGAGATAGCTGGGATTGTTTTTGGTTATCCAGGAGCAATTGAACCGCTAATTGATGCACCATTAACAGAAATTATTCAAGAAAAAGGGTTTGATACATCGATTCAACTATTTACAGAACCAGAAACATTTCCAAATGAATGGTACCTTGATTCAATTGTTACAAAAGAAGCTTTCCGTGGGCAAGGAGTTGGAACAGAGTTGTTAGCAGCTCTTCCAGATTTTGCTTTAGAAGACGGTCAAAAAGTAATTGGTTTAAATTGCGATCAACAAAACCCGCAAGCACAAAAATTGTATGAGCGAATGGGCTTCAAAAAGAACGGTGAAGTGACAATCAGTGGACATCTGTACAATCATATGCAAAAAGAAATAACTGAAAAATAA
- a CDS encoding TetR family transcriptional regulator, translating to MKDKKQKLIEAAIAIFTEKGLEQTKISDIVKHAGVAQGTFYLYFPSKLAIMPAIAEEVVKEILAVAKKEVNSRAAFTEQLNQLVEVSFTLTNRYSEVIALTYAGLASSDYLTEWETIYEPYYEFVAAILEEAIQKKEMDVTLNPKQMARLIIGLTESAAEQLYLYDTKPSQQLIEEQQQATAEFIKRALRITI from the coding sequence ATGAAAGATAAAAAACAAAAATTAATCGAAGCAGCGATTGCGATTTTTACGGAAAAAGGGTTAGAACAAACAAAAATCTCTGACATTGTTAAGCATGCAGGCGTTGCACAAGGAACTTTTTATTTATACTTCCCTTCAAAATTAGCGATTATGCCGGCAATTGCAGAAGAAGTAGTGAAAGAAATTTTAGCGGTAGCCAAAAAAGAAGTCAATTCACGAGCAGCTTTTACAGAACAACTCAACCAACTGGTTGAGGTTAGTTTTACTTTGACGAATCGATACTCTGAAGTGATAGCTCTGACGTATGCGGGTTTAGCTTCAAGTGATTATTTAACAGAATGGGAAACCATCTATGAACCTTATTATGAATTTGTTGCTGCTATTTTAGAAGAAGCCATTCAAAAAAAAGAAATGGATGTCACGTTAAATCCTAAACAAATGGCTAGATTAATTATTGGATTAACAGAATCAGCAGCAGAACAACTTTATTTATATGATACTAAACCAAGTCAACAATTGATTGAAGAACAACAACAAGCAACTGCAGAATTTATTAAACGAGCGTTACGAATAACTATCTAA
- the pta gene encoding phosphate acetyltransferase: MELFDSLKFKIVRKKIRVVFPEGTEPRIIGAAVRLASEELVSPVLIGSVEAVSEAAKKRGFNVDNIEIIDPANYAEIDAMVASLVERRKGKVSEEQARELLKDENYFGTMLTYMGLTDGLVSGAVHSTGDTVRPALQIIKTKPGVSRTSGAFIMLRGRDNEKYLFSDCAINVNPNAQELAEIAVESAKTAALFDIDPKVAMLSFSTKGSANAPEAKKVEEATKIAQELAPDVLIDGELQFDAAYIASVGQQKAPDSKVAGQATVFVFPELQSGNIGYKIAQRFGNFEAIGPILQGLNKPVSDLSRGCNEEDVYKLSIITAAQSLMN, translated from the coding sequence GTGGAGTTATTTGATAGTCTAAAGTTTAAAATTGTAAGAAAAAAAATTCGTGTGGTATTTCCTGAAGGAACTGAGCCTCGTATTATTGGTGCTGCTGTTCGTTTAGCATCTGAAGAATTGGTTTCTCCTGTGTTGATTGGGAGTGTTGAAGCAGTTTCTGAAGCGGCTAAAAAACGTGGCTTTAACGTTGACAATATCGAAATCATCGACCCTGCAAATTATGCAGAAATTGACGCTATGGTAGCATCATTAGTTGAACGTCGTAAAGGAAAAGTATCAGAAGAACAAGCTAGAGAATTATTAAAAGACGAAAATTACTTTGGAACAATGTTGACTTACATGGGCTTAACAGATGGTTTAGTAAGTGGTGCGGTTCATTCAACAGGAGATACGGTTCGTCCAGCATTGCAAATTATTAAAACAAAACCAGGCGTTTCACGTACAAGTGGTGCATTCATCATGTTACGTGGCCGCGATAACGAAAAATATTTATTCTCAGATTGCGCAATCAATGTGAACCCAAATGCTCAAGAATTAGCTGAAATCGCTGTTGAAAGTGCAAAAACAGCCGCTTTATTCGATATCGATCCAAAGGTAGCAATGCTAAGCTTCTCAACAAAAGGATCAGCAAATGCTCCTGAAGCTAAAAAAGTAGAAGAAGCAACAAAAATTGCTCAAGAATTGGCTCCAGATGTTTTAATTGATGGAGAATTACAATTTGATGCAGCTTATATCGCTTCTGTAGGACAACAAAAAGCACCTGATTCAAAAGTAGCAGGTCAAGCAACTGTCTTTGTTTTCCCAGAATTACAATCAGGAAACATTGGCTACAAAATTGCACAGCGTTTTGGAAACTTCGAAGCCATTGGTCCAATCTTGCAAGGTTTAAACAAACCAGTTTCAGATCTGTCTCGTGGATGTAACGAAGAAGATGTATACAAATTATCAATCATTACAGCTGCACAAAGCTTGATGAACTAA
- a CDS encoding 6-phospho-beta-glucosidase, translating into MTRDALKIVTIGGGSSYTPELIEGYIKRKDELPIKEIWLVDIEEGKEKLAIVGEMAKRMVKAAGLPWTVHLTLNRREALKDADYVSTQFRVGLLNARIKDERIPLSHGVLGQETNGAGGMFKAFRTIPVILDIIKDMEELCPDAWLVNFTNPAGMVTEAAIKHGGWKKTAGLCNVPIGHRKQAAEKLNLPEDELFFKFAGINHFHWHRVWDKTGKERTAELIDLIYGPQSETESHLKNIHNVPFHYEQIKDLGMLPCGYHRYYYIEDEMLEHSIEEFKKGETRAQVVKATEARLFELYKDPNLDYKPKELEERGGTHYSDAACELIASIQNDKRTDMVVSTANNGTITDLPYDCIVEVSGPVTSHGPEPYNWGAFPPAARGIIQMMKGMEETVIRAAIDGDYGTALHAFTVNPLVPGGVMAKTLLDELLVAHKEHLPQFAEKINEIEATQPETVAYVSHLMESN; encoded by the coding sequence ATGACAAGAGATGCATTGAAGATTGTAACTATTGGTGGCGGTTCAAGTTATACACCAGAATTGATTGAAGGGTATATTAAACGTAAAGATGAATTACCCATTAAAGAAATTTGGCTTGTAGATATTGAAGAAGGCAAAGAAAAGCTTGCAATTGTTGGTGAGATGGCTAAACGGATGGTAAAAGCAGCGGGGCTTCCTTGGACAGTTCATTTAACATTAAACCGTCGTGAAGCTTTAAAAGATGCCGATTATGTTTCAACACAATTCCGTGTGGGTTTATTAAATGCTCGAATCAAAGATGAACGAATTCCTTTATCTCATGGTGTTTTAGGTCAAGAAACCAATGGCGCGGGTGGAATGTTCAAAGCCTTTAGAACGATTCCAGTGATTTTAGATATTATTAAAGATATGGAAGAATTATGTCCAGACGCATGGTTGGTGAACTTTACTAATCCAGCTGGAATGGTGACAGAAGCAGCAATCAAGCATGGTGGATGGAAAAAAACAGCTGGCTTATGTAATGTTCCGATTGGACATCGTAAACAAGCTGCTGAAAAATTAAATTTACCAGAAGATGAGTTGTTCTTTAAATTTGCAGGAATTAATCATTTCCATTGGCATCGTGTTTGGGATAAAACAGGAAAAGAACGGACAGCTGAATTGATTGATCTGATTTATGGACCGCAAAGTGAAACAGAAAGTCATTTGAAAAACATTCACAACGTGCCATTCCATTATGAACAAATTAAAGATTTAGGAATGTTGCCATGTGGCTATCATCGTTATTACTATATTGAAGACGAAATGTTAGAACATTCAATTGAAGAATTTAAAAAGGGTGAGACAAGAGCACAAGTGGTCAAAGCAACAGAGGCTCGTTTATTTGAACTTTATAAAGATCCTAATTTAGATTATAAACCGAAAGAATTAGAAGAACGTGGGGGTACTCACTATAGTGATGCTGCTTGTGAACTGATTGCTTCGATTCAAAATGACAAACGTACAGATATGGTTGTTTCAACAGCTAATAATGGAACGATTACAGATTTACCATATGATTGTATTGTTGAAGTATCGGGACCCGTTACAAGTCACGGACCAGAGCCTTACAACTGGGGAGCGTTCCCACCAGCAGCAAGAGGTATTATTCAAATGATGAAAGGGATGGAAGAAACCGTTATTCGTGCCGCGATTGATGGCGATTATGGCACAGCGTTACATGCCTTTACAGTGAATCCCTTAGTACCAGGTGGAGTGATGGCTAAAACATTATTGGATGAATTATTAGTTGCCCATAAGGAACATTTGCCACAATTTGCTGAAAAAATTAATGAAATTGAAGCAACACAACCTGAAACAGTAGCGTATGTTTCTCATCTAATGGAAAGTAATTAA
- a CDS encoding uracil-DNA glycosylase has product MKELIHNEWQEVLKDEFEAPYYQQLRQFLKKEYQEQVIFPEMNHIWEAFEWTPYDKVKVVILGQDPYHGPNQAHGLSFSVQPTIKTPPSLVNIYKELQSDLGIPPVNHGYLKAWAEQGVLLLNTVLTVRNGQANSHRGQGWETLTDAVIKKLNERATPIVFILWGKPSISKLKLIDTTRHAVITAPHPSPLSAYRGFFGSKPFSKTNEALIKFGETPINWQLPETV; this is encoded by the coding sequence ATGAAAGAACTTATTCATAATGAGTGGCAAGAGGTGTTAAAAGATGAATTTGAAGCGCCTTATTATCAACAATTAAGACAATTTTTAAAAAAAGAATATCAAGAACAAGTTATTTTTCCAGAGATGAACCACATTTGGGAGGCTTTTGAATGGACGCCTTATGATAAAGTCAAAGTAGTGATTTTAGGACAAGATCCTTATCATGGACCTAACCAAGCTCATGGATTAAGCTTTTCAGTTCAACCAACAATCAAAACGCCCCCTTCTTTGGTAAATATATACAAAGAGTTGCAATCGGATTTAGGGATTCCTCCTGTGAATCACGGGTATTTGAAAGCATGGGCTGAGCAAGGCGTCTTGTTATTAAATACAGTTCTAACAGTTCGAAATGGACAAGCAAATTCTCATCGTGGTCAAGGATGGGAAACATTGACAGATGCTGTGATTAAAAAATTAAATGAACGAGCAACGCCGATTGTGTTTATTTTATGGGGAAAACCATCTATTTCTAAACTAAAATTAATCGATACAACAAGGCACGCAGTCATAACAGCGCCACATCCAAGTCCATTATCGGCTTACAGAGGATTTTTTGGTTCAAAACCTTTCTCAAAAACGAACGAAGCATTAATAAAATTTGGCGAAACCCCAATCAATTGGCAGCTACCAGAAACTGTGTAA
- a CDS encoding D-2-hydroxyacid dehydrogenase: MKLIAYNVREDERKYIEKWAKRNKIEVAMTDARITAETAFLAKGYDGICALQTSAYEAEMFQSIAQLGIHSFAIRSVGYDSVDIEAAKKNNVKVTNVPGYSPSAIAEFSVSQALQLIRRVPAFNQRMEEQDFRWSGLISKELKHMTVGVIGTGRIGQSAIDIYQGFGSKILAYDVYQNPDLKDRVTYVEEIAELFQQSDLITLHAPALESNFHMINEAAINQMKQGVYLVNTARGSLVDTDALLSGLNSGKVAGAALDTYENETAYFSHDWRGKTIEDTRLQELLDRSDVLLTPHIAFYTEKAVENMVDISLDSVKELVEIGKSRNEIY, translated from the coding sequence ATGAAGTTAATTGCGTATAATGTTCGAGAAGATGAAAGGAAATATATCGAAAAATGGGCAAAACGCAATAAAATCGAAGTAGCAATGACGGATGCAAGGATTACTGCAGAAACAGCTTTTCTAGCTAAAGGCTATGATGGTATTTGTGCGTTACAAACGAGCGCTTATGAAGCAGAAATGTTCCAATCAATAGCTCAATTAGGTATTCACAGTTTTGCAATTCGTTCGGTTGGCTATGACAGTGTAGACATCGAAGCTGCTAAAAAAAATAACGTGAAAGTGACCAATGTACCAGGATACTCACCGAGTGCAATTGCGGAATTTTCAGTTAGCCAAGCATTGCAATTAATTCGTCGTGTCCCTGCATTTAATCAACGTATGGAAGAGCAAGATTTTCGTTGGAGTGGTTTAATTTCAAAGGAATTGAAGCATATGACAGTTGGCGTGATTGGCACTGGTCGAATTGGCCAGAGTGCAATTGATATTTATCAAGGATTTGGAAGCAAAATTTTAGCGTATGACGTTTATCAAAATCCTGATTTAAAGGATCGCGTTACTTATGTAGAAGAAATAGCAGAGCTTTTCCAACAATCTGATTTAATCACCTTACATGCACCAGCTCTAGAAAGTAATTTTCACATGATTAACGAAGCCGCAATCAATCAAATGAAACAAGGTGTTTATCTTGTTAACACTGCACGAGGCAGCTTAGTTGATACGGATGCTTTATTGTCAGGTTTAAATAGTGGGAAAGTGGCAGGAGCTGCTTTGGATACCTATGAAAATGAAACAGCTTATTTTTCTCATGATTGGCGTGGCAAAACAATAGAAGACACAAGATTACAAGAATTATTAGATCGTAGTGACGTACTGTTAACGCCACATATTGCTTTTTATACAGAAAAAGCAGTTGAAAATATGGTAGATATTTCTCTAGATAGTGTAAAAGAACTTGTTGAAATAGGAAAAAGCAGAAATGAAATTTATTAA
- a CDS encoding GNAT family N-acetyltransferase — protein sequence MKKEKIDIVIREAIPDDAKEVLRFLEGVATETGFLSYGAEGLAISEEDEKYFIENILNSENNLLLVAILGEQIIGTASVKAEAKPKMKHIGEIGISISKDFWGFGLGTMLMEELIIWAEESKVIRRLELTVQDRNQRAIHLYEKMGFEQEGLLKRGVYDDGEYLDVQLMSKMIDA from the coding sequence ATGAAAAAAGAAAAAATCGATATTGTAATCAGAGAAGCGATTCCAGATGATGCAAAAGAGGTGTTGCGCTTTTTAGAAGGTGTTGCGACAGAAACAGGCTTTCTTTCTTATGGTGCAGAAGGGTTAGCGATATCTGAAGAAGATGAAAAATATTTTATTGAAAACATTTTGAATTCTGAAAACAATTTATTGTTAGTAGCCATACTAGGTGAGCAAATAATCGGAACGGCAAGCGTTAAAGCGGAAGCAAAACCTAAAATGAAACATATAGGAGAAATTGGAATCTCGATTTCTAAGGATTTTTGGGGCTTTGGGCTAGGTACGATGCTGATGGAAGAACTCATTATTTGGGCGGAAGAATCAAAGGTCATCAGACGCTTAGAATTGACGGTACAAGACCGAAACCAACGAGCTATTCATCTCTATGAGAAAATGGGCTTTGAGCAAGAGGGGCTATTAAAACGTGGTGTCTATGATGATGGGGAATATTTAGATGTTCAACTAATGAGCAAAATGATTGATGCCTAA
- the pdxK gene encoding pyridoxine/pyridoxal/pyridoxamine kinase translates to MTVIPKTLTIAGSDSSGGAGIQADLKTFEEYSTYGLSALTTIVTMDPDNDWHHNVFPIDVAIVKEQLKTNLAGGKIDAMKTGMLGTVPIIDLVAETIKTHQLENIVIDPVMVCKGEDEVLNPDSADALRDQLIPLATITTPNLFEAGVLSGLGKLTNLEDMKKAAEKIHARGAKNVVIKGGKALAGDKAIDLFYDGSEFTVLETEKITPAHNHGAGCTFAAAITAGLANGLSVKDAVLKAKDFVSEAIRSGFDFNEYVGPVFHGGYRLTKQDKI, encoded by the coding sequence ATGACAGTTATTCCAAAAACATTAACAATTGCCGGTAGTGATTCAAGTGGTGGCGCTGGTATCCAAGCCGATTTAAAAACATTTGAAGAATATAGCACCTATGGTTTGTCTGCTCTAACAACCATTGTTACCATGGATCCTGACAACGATTGGCATCACAATGTCTTTCCAATTGACGTTGCTATCGTGAAGGAACAGCTAAAAACAAATTTAGCAGGTGGAAAAATCGATGCAATGAAAACAGGAATGCTTGGAACGGTTCCTATTATTGACTTAGTTGCTGAAACGATTAAAACGCATCAGTTAGAAAATATCGTGATTGATCCAGTAATGGTTTGTAAAGGTGAGGATGAGGTCTTAAATCCAGATAGTGCCGATGCATTAAGAGATCAGTTGATTCCCTTAGCAACTATCACTACACCTAATTTATTTGAAGCGGGTGTTTTATCTGGTTTAGGTAAATTAACCAATCTAGAGGACATGAAAAAAGCTGCTGAAAAAATCCATGCACGGGGTGCGAAAAACGTGGTGATTAAAGGCGGAAAAGCCTTAGCTGGTGATAAAGCCATCGACCTTTTTTATGACGGTTCTGAATTTACTGTGTTAGAAACAGAAAAAATCACCCCGGCCCATAACCATGGAGCTGGTTGTACGTTTGCAGCTGCAATTACTGCTGGACTAGCAAACGGTCTTTCTGTTAAAGACGCTGTTTTAAAAGCAAAAGACTTTGTTTCAGAAGCAATCCGTAGTGGCTTTGATTTCAACGAGTATGTTGGCCCTGTTTTCCATGGTGGCTATCGTTTAACAAAACAAGATAAAATTTAA
- a CDS encoding Cof-type HAD-IIB family hydrolase: protein MIELIASDMDGTLLNEKMVISKTNAEAIAEAERRGIRFMVSTGRGYTEAHPLLAEVGISCPMITLNGAQVYDEFGQIIDNIGIDKATVHAILKTLKEHNIYAEMVTSKGIYSESKVKRIESVASLLVNLNPDTTYKMGVVLAAARLELMNINYVDDYQELVNDESIEVLKLIAFSDDGQRTLQPIKEQLESLGTLAITSSFINNIEINHKNAQKGIALKRTAKKLGIPLENVMAIGDNFNDVSMLDVAGVSFAMENAEEDVKKHAKHLTSNNNENGVAEAIMRSINENL from the coding sequence ATGATAGAACTTATTGCATCAGATATGGACGGAACTTTGTTAAATGAAAAAATGGTTATTTCAAAAACCAACGCTGAAGCGATTGCTGAAGCAGAACGTCGTGGCATTCGTTTTATGGTCTCAACTGGGCGTGGCTATACTGAAGCTCATCCTTTACTGGCTGAAGTAGGAATTAGTTGTCCGATGATTACACTTAACGGCGCGCAAGTTTACGATGAATTTGGTCAAATTATTGACAATATCGGAATTGATAAAGCAACAGTCCATGCTATTTTAAAAACATTAAAAGAACACAATATCTATGCCGAAATGGTCACTTCAAAAGGAATCTATTCAGAAAGTAAAGTTAAACGGATTGAATCTGTGGCTTCTTTACTAGTCAATTTAAATCCTGATACCACTTATAAAATGGGCGTTGTTCTCGCTGCTGCTCGTTTAGAATTAATGAATATTAACTATGTTGATGATTATCAAGAACTTGTAAATGATGAGTCAATTGAAGTTTTAAAATTAATCGCCTTTAGCGATGATGGTCAACGTACCTTGCAACCAATCAAAGAGCAACTTGAAAGCTTAGGAACATTAGCGATTACATCTTCATTTATCAACAATATCGAAATCAATCATAAAAACGCTCAAAAAGGCATTGCTTTAAAACGAACCGCTAAAAAATTAGGGATTCCATTAGAAAACGTGATGGCAATTGGCGATAATTTTAACGATGTCTCCATGCTAGATGTTGCGGGTGTTAGCTTTGCGATGGAAAATGCGGAAGAAGACGTTAAAAAACATGCGAAACACCTGACTTCTAATAACAATGAAAATGGTGTCGCTGAAGCCATTATGCGCAGTATCAATGAAAACTTATAA